A part of Melittangium boletus DSM 14713 genomic DNA contains:
- a CDS encoding response regulator — translation MAKQHLLLVDGDPKSLRVMEVSLKKAGFSVTTAIHGKDALEKVQISPPDLVLSDTKMPEMDGLVLCKTLKTDERYKHIPFVFLTNQKAVEAKVKGLEMGADDYLTKPIYIKEIVTRVTMILQKADKERIERRETTKGGFAGNLVDMGVVDLVQTFEIGRKTGTISIKGDRVATIYFKEGRVIDAEMGRLKGENAFYRLLNATDGEFEVQFSALDRTERIEVSTQGLLMEGMRRLDEWGRMLEQLPPLETLFEIDYHQLADRLSEIPDEVNGLLRLFDGKRTLSRVVEDSDFDDLAALGIISKLYFEGLIRELGSVSQEPVQSGKPGIEEWLHNAPAPSAPVEPAPAPELRAVPSEPEFEPEPSAGPASEAAAPEGAVPEIPIQEEPQPQLANVVVFEARRRPMTASEADLLSPPRTAEGSSFLVDPAPAHRAKDEAQRSLLLDWNRVDVDGISSAGGWGPGWSPAPRAPSSTGSTAPSAPSSAPAPSSAPAPSAAPAVESLASKAPIFGGAALSPPLPAVPPPEPATPAEEVTLVSAKTPVTPTPVAAEVPVAPAATPVAPVASQVTPPVETPPAAVAPAPKPRTGSAERKVAEPVPPKRTGLFIGVGIAAIAVAAAVVVFTRSGGETQKPSAPPVVAPTTPKKSPPEAQAPTEAKPPETPKPETKAPVPTEAPATAGVATPEPAKPEVQAAEVKTETKSEVPPAVAPAVDPEAHFAELVREARRSLAGERYKAAARAYREMLELKPDSAEARVGLGISLVRGETGEYREASRLLEDVTREQPRNASAWLFLGVAREQTQQKKKAIEAYQRYLSLEPKGKYAVDARASLKSLGQ, via the coding sequence GTGGCCAAGCAGCACCTGCTCCTGGTCGATGGCGACCCGAAGAGTCTCCGTGTCATGGAGGTCAGCCTGAAGAAGGCGGGCTTCTCCGTCACGACCGCGATCCACGGCAAGGACGCGCTCGAGAAGGTGCAGATCAGTCCGCCGGACCTGGTCTTGTCCGACACGAAGATGCCGGAGATGGACGGTCTGGTGCTGTGCAAGACGCTCAAGACGGACGAGCGCTACAAGCACATCCCCTTCGTCTTCCTCACCAACCAGAAGGCGGTCGAGGCGAAGGTGAAGGGCCTGGAGATGGGGGCGGACGACTACTTAACCAAGCCCATCTACATCAAGGAGATCGTCACCCGCGTGACGATGATCCTCCAGAAGGCGGACAAGGAGCGCATCGAGCGGCGCGAGACGACCAAGGGCGGCTTCGCGGGCAACCTGGTCGACATGGGCGTCGTGGACCTGGTGCAGACGTTCGAGATTGGCCGCAAGACGGGCACCATCTCCATCAAGGGAGACCGGGTCGCCACCATCTACTTCAAGGAAGGCCGCGTCATCGACGCGGAGATGGGGCGGCTCAAGGGCGAGAACGCCTTCTACCGTCTGCTCAACGCCACGGATGGCGAGTTCGAGGTGCAGTTCTCCGCGTTGGATCGCACCGAGCGCATCGAGGTCTCCACCCAGGGCCTGCTCATGGAGGGCATGCGCCGGCTGGACGAGTGGGGCCGCATGCTCGAGCAGCTGCCCCCACTGGAGACGCTGTTCGAGATCGACTACCACCAGCTGGCCGACCGGCTCTCGGAGATTCCGGACGAGGTCAACGGGTTGCTGCGCCTCTTCGATGGCAAGCGCACCCTGAGCCGGGTGGTGGAGGACTCGGACTTCGACGATCTGGCGGCCCTGGGCATCATCAGCAAGCTGTACTTCGAGGGGCTCATCCGCGAGTTGGGCAGCGTCTCGCAGGAGCCCGTGCAGAGCGGTAAGCCCGGCATCGAGGAATGGCTGCACAACGCTCCAGCGCCGAGCGCTCCCGTGGAGCCCGCGCCCGCGCCCGAGCTGCGCGCGGTGCCGTCCGAGCCCGAATTCGAGCCCGAGCCCTCCGCCGGGCCGGCTTCCGAGGCCGCGGCTCCGGAGGGGGCCGTGCCGGAAATCCCCATCCAGGAGGAGCCGCAGCCGCAACTCGCCAACGTCGTCGTCTTCGAGGCCCGGCGGCGCCCGATGACCGCCTCCGAGGCGGATCTCCTGTCGCCCCCGCGCACCGCCGAGGGCTCGTCGTTCCTCGTGGATCCCGCGCCCGCCCACCGCGCCAAGGACGAGGCGCAGCGCAGCCTGTTGCTCGATTGGAACCGCGTGGACGTGGACGGAATCAGCTCGGCGGGAGGGTGGGGGCCGGGCTGGTCTCCAGCGCCCCGTGCGCCGTCTTCCACGGGCTCGACCGCGCCCTCGGCGCCGTCTTCGGCCCCAGCGCCGTCTTCGGCCCCAGCTCCGTCAGCGGCTCCGGCGGTGGAGTCCCTGGCCTCGAAGGCCCCCATTTTCGGCGGAGCCGCCCTGTCGCCTCCGCTGCCCGCGGTGCCCCCTCCCGAGCCCGCGACACCCGCCGAGGAAGTGACCCTGGTGTCGGCCAAGACGCCGGTGACGCCGACGCCCGTCGCGGCCGAGGTGCCCGTCGCCCCGGCGGCGACGCCCGTTGCGCCAGTGGCTTCCCAGGTGACCCCTCCGGTGGAGACGCCTCCCGCCGCCGTGGCTCCCGCGCCCAAGCCGCGCACGGGGTCGGCGGAGCGCAAGGTGGCCGAGCCCGTGCCGCCCAAGCGGACCGGTCTCTTCATCGGCGTGGGGATCGCGGCGATCGCCGTGGCCGCGGCGGTGGTGGTGTTCACCCGCTCGGGAGGCGAGACCCAGAAGCCGTCCGCTCCCCCCGTGGTGGCGCCCACGACCCCGAAGAAGTCACCTCCCGAGGCCCAGGCGCCCACCGAGGCGAAGCCTCCAGAGACCCCCAAGCCCGAGACGAAGGCTCCCGTGCCGACGGAGGCGCCCGCCACCGCCGGGGTGGCGACTCCCGAGCCCGCGAAGCCCGAGGTCCAGGCGGCCGAGGTCAAGACCGAGACCAAGAGCGAGGTGCCTCCGGCCGTGGCTCCGGCGGTGGACCCCGAGGCCCATTTCGCCGAGCTGGTGCGCGAGGCCCGCAGGTCCCTGGCGGGCGAGCGTTACAAGGCGGCGGCCCGTGCCTACCGGGAGATGCTCGAGCTCAAGCCGGATTCCGCCGAGGCCCGGGTGGGTCTGGGTATCTCGTTGGTGCGCGGCGAGACGGGAGAGTACCGGGAGGCGAGCCGGTTGCTGGAGGACGTGACGCGGGAGCAGCCCCGGAATGCCAGCGCCTGGCTGTTCCTGGGCGTGGCCCGGGAGCAGACCCAGCAGAAGAAGAAGGCAATCGAGGCCTACCAGCGCTATCTGTCCCTGGAGCCCAAGGGTAAGTACGCTGTCGACGCACGAGCCTCGCTCAAGTCGCTCGGCCAGTAG